One genomic segment of Streptomyces liangshanensis includes these proteins:
- a CDS encoding HNH endonuclease family protein, with protein MNGRGVRRARAVARGGAVVLAVAVLGGCEGGLGVDPAPAASAGAADPGSGADPGQGGGSGAGPLKNPDGTKPGLAPLTSEADRSAGRKLIDRVRTKGRGPKTGYDRDKFGYAWLDSADGVPFAHNGCDTRNDLLARDGERVKYRSGSDCVVVSMTLRDPYTGRTIEWRKQSASKVQIDHVMPLSYDWQMGAARWDEAKRKQIANDPLNLIPVDGPTNGAKSDSGPASWLPPDKRIRCSYVVRFAQVSLKYDLPVTTADKKVMLTQCGG; from the coding sequence GTGAACGGACGTGGGGTGCGCAGGGCGCGGGCAGTGGCGCGCGGTGGGGCCGTGGTGCTGGCGGTCGCCGTCCTCGGCGGGTGCGAGGGCGGGCTCGGGGTCGACCCGGCGCCCGCCGCGTCGGCCGGGGCGGCGGATCCGGGCTCCGGCGCGGATCCGGGCCAGGGCGGCGGTTCCGGCGCGGGGCCGCTGAAGAACCCCGACGGGACGAAGCCGGGCCTCGCGCCGCTCACGTCGGAGGCGGACCGGAGCGCGGGCCGCAAGCTCATCGACCGGGTGAGGACGAAGGGGCGCGGCCCTAAGACGGGGTACGACCGCGACAAGTTCGGCTACGCCTGGCTGGACTCCGCCGACGGGGTGCCGTTCGCGCACAACGGGTGCGACACCAGGAACGACCTGCTCGCCCGGGACGGCGAGCGGGTGAAGTACCGGTCGGGCTCCGATTGCGTCGTCGTCTCGATGACGCTGCGCGACCCGTACACGGGCAGGACGATCGAGTGGCGCAAGCAGTCGGCGTCGAAGGTGCAGATCGACCACGTGATGCCGCTGTCGTACGACTGGCAGATGGGCGCGGCCCGTTGGGACGAGGCCAAGCGGAAGCAGATCGCCAACGACCCGCTCAACCTCATCCCGGTGGACGGCCCCACGAACGGCGCCAAGTCGGACTCGGGCCCCGCGTCCTGGCTCCCGCCGGACAAGCGGATCCGGTGTTCGTACGTGGTGCGGTTCGCCCAGGTCTCGCTGAAGTACGACCTGCCGGTGACGACGGCGGACAAGAAGGTGATGCTGACGCAGTGCGGCGGCTGA